One window from the genome of Osmerus eperlanus chromosome 1, fOsmEpe2.1, whole genome shotgun sequence encodes:
- the zgc:77375 gene encoding haloacid dehalogenase-like hydrolase domain-containing 5 gives MKALTVLHRAASTLCSRQVERGTLLTSCGMCGTATSKGKLQPDFGLLFDIDGVLVRGKTPIPAAKKAFQKLVDSRGQFLVPVVFVTNAGNCLRQKKADQLSHILGVPISQDQVMLSHSPLRMFRKYHDKCVLVSGQGPVLDIAKNLGFKNVLSIDMLREHFPLLDMVDHNRRPNLPTSPFLNIPQIEAVILFGEPIRWETNLQLIIDVLLTNGNLNNPYVSHHSAHIPLLACNMDLMWMAEAHSPRFGHGTFLVCLESLYRKIMGQELKYEALMGKPSELTYHFAEFLIREQAAERGWRMPIRSLYAIGDNLMTDIYGANLYNGYLEERATRHSAKVATRVAAGTGPSKTLPQEEDMDMAWESELGSPSATTCKSILVCTGVYNPHTEVPMDSNSSIKETVFHGHRDFRFHPSLVEPSHIVQDVDAAVELIFEEKFAASRL, from the exons ATGAAAGCCCTTACTGTTTTACACCGGGCTGCGAGTACTTTGTGCAGCCGGCAAGTTGAAAGAGGAACTCTATTGACAAGCTGTGGAATGTGCGGAACGGCGACGTCTAAGGGCAAG CTGCAGCCTGATTTTGGCTTGCTGTTTGACATTGACGGGGTCCTGGTGAGAGGCAAGACTCCCATCCCTGCTGCCAAGAAGGCTTTTCAGAAGCTGGTCGACTCCCGGGGGCAGTTCTTGGTCCCTGTAGTGTTTGTGACCAATGCAGGGAACTGTCTGCGTCAGAAAAAGGCAGATCAGCTTTCCCACATCTTGGGAGTTCCT ATTTCGCAAGACCAGGTCATGCTGTCTCACAGTCCTCTGAGAATGTTCAGAAAATACCACGACAAATGTGTCTTGGTCTCTGGACAAGGCCCAGTGTTGGACATTGCCAAGAA CCTTGGCTTCAAGAATGTGTTGAGCATCGACATGTTGAGGGAACACTTCCCCCTGCTGGACATGGTAGATCACAACAGGAGGCCCAATCTCCCG ACTTCACCCTTTTTGAACATACCACAAATCGAAG CGGTCATTCTCTTTGGGGAGCCCATTCGATGGGAGACCAACCTCCAGCTGATTATTGACGTGTTGTTGACTAATGGCAACCTGAATAATCCCTATGTGAGCCATCACTCTGCCCACATACctctgctagcctgtaataTGGACCTCATGTGGATGGCTGAAGCTCACTCACCCAG GTTTGGCCATGGGACGTTCCTGGTGTGTCTGGAGAGCCTCTACAGGAAGATCATGGGCCAGGAGCTGAAGTACGAGGCTCTGATGGGGAAGCCCAGTGAGCTGACCTACCACTTTGCTGAGTTCCTGATCAGAGAGCAGGCTgctgagaggggctggaggatgCCCATCAGGTCCCTCTATGCCATTGG TGACAACCTCATGACGGACATCTATGGAGCCAACCTTTACAATGGCTACCTGGAGGAGCGTGCGACCAGACACAGTGCCAAGGTGGCGACCAGGGTGGCGGCCGGCACCGGCCCTTCCAAAACCCTGCCccaggaggaggacatggaTATGGCCTGGGAGAGTGAGCTGGGCTCCCCCTCTGCCACCACCTGCAAGTCTATCCTGGTCTGCACCGGGGTCTACAACCCCCACACCGAGGTGCCCATGGACTCCAACAGCAGCATCAAGGAGACGGTGTTCCACGGCCACCGAGACTTCcgcttccacccctccctggtGGAGCCGAGCCACATCGTACAGGACGTGGACGCAGCCGTGGAGCTCATATTTGAGGAGAAGTTTGCTGCCTCCAGACTTTGA
- the rab43 gene encoding ras-related protein Rab-43: protein MSLLECEDNYDFVFKIVLVGDVGVGKTCVVQRFKTGIFIERQGNTIGVDFTMKTMEIQGKRVKLQIWDTAGQERFRTITQSYYRSTNGAIITYDVTRKASFLAVPKWMEDVKKYGGSNIVPLLIGNKSDLTDLREVPYEDAQTMAHQLEFISAIETSAKDSSNVDEAFAKMAAELILRHGGPMFNENVTDSFKLNSKDVSVDGWGCGC, encoded by the exons ATGTCATTACTAGAATGTGAAGATAATTATGACTTCGTATTCAAAATAGTTTTAGTGGGAGATGTCGGTGTTGGCAAAACTTGCGTGGTTCAACGTTTTAAGACTGGTATATTTAtcgaaagacaaggaaacacaaTTGGAGTGGACTTTACCATGAAGACCATGGAAATTCAAGGAAAGAGAGTAAAG TTGCAGATCTGGGACACTGCAGGACAGGAGCGCTTCCGCACCATCACCCAGAGCTACTATCGCAGCACCAATGGCGCCATCATCACCTACGACGTCACCAGAAAGGCCTCTTTCCTGGCGGTGCCCAAATGGATGGAAGACGTGAAGAAATACGGAGGTTCCAACATTGTGCCACTTCTTATTG GTAATAAATCGGACCTGACTGACTTGCGCGAGGTGCCTTATGAGGACGCCCAGACCATGGCCCACCAGCTGGAGTTCATCAGTGCCATTGAGACGTCCGCCAAAGACTCCAGCAACGTGGACGAGGCCTTCGCCAAGATGGCCGCTGAGCTCATCCTCAGACACGGGGGCCCCATGTTTAATGAGAACGTGACTGACAGTTTTAAACTGAACAGCAAGGATGTCTCTGTTGACGGCTGGGGTTGTGGCTGCTAA
- the isy1 gene encoding pre-mRNA-splicing factor ISY1 homolog, producing the protein MARNAEKAMTALARFRQAQLEEGKVRERRPFLASECNELPKAEKWRRQIISEISKKVAQIQNAGLGEFKIRDLNDEINKLLREKGHWEVRIKELGGPDYGRVGPRMLDHEGKEVPGNRGYKYFGAAKDLPGVRELFEKEPIPPPRKTRAELMKDIDAEYYGYRDEDDGALVPLEQEYEKQVIAEAVEKWKADREARLAGGGGADKDVEEEEEEEHIYAVQDDEHSDDESRTQMEGEEGMQTFISHVPVPSQKEIEEALVRRKKMELLQKYASETLMAQSEEAKALLGL; encoded by the exons ATG GCTCGTAATGCTGAAAAGGCCAT GACGGCCTTGGCGAGATTTCGTCAAgctcagctggaggagggaaAAGTCAGG GAAAGGAGACCGTTTCTGGCTTCAGAATGCAATGAGCTGCCTAAAGCAGAAAAGTGGCGAAGGCAG ATCATCAGTGAGATTTCCAAGAAGGTTGCACAAATTCAAAACG CCGGTTTGGGTGAATTCAAGATCAGAGACTTGAACGATGAAATCAACAAGTTGCTCAGAGAAAAGGGGCATTGGGAGGTCCGGATCAAGGAACTCGGTGGGCCTGATTATGGG CGAGTTGGACCGAGGATGCTCGACCACGAAGGCAAAGAAGTACCCGGAAACCGAGGCTATAAATATTTTGGCGCCGCAAAAGACCTGCCGGGAGTGAGGGAGTTGTTTGAAAAAGAAC ccatccctccccccaggaAGACCCGAGCCGAGCTCATGAAGGACATTGACGCAGAGTACTACGGCTACAGGGACGAGGACGACGGGGCGTTGGTGCCGCTGGAGCAGGAGTACGAGAAACAAG TCATAGCGGAGGCTGTGGAGAAATGGAAAGCGGATCGGGAGGCGCGTCTAGCTGGCGGCGGAGGGGCCGACAAGGAcgtcgaggaggaggaggaggaggaacacatATACGCTGTCCAGGATGATGAG CATTCAGATGACGAATCACGGAcccagatggagggggaggagggcatgcAGACGTTCATCTCTCACGTACCTGTTCCCTCTCAGAAGGAG ATTGAGGAAGCCTTGGTCAGAAGAAAGAAGATGGAGCTGCTGCAGAAGTATGCCAGTGAAACTCTAATGGCGCAGAGTGAAGAGGCCAAGGCGTTATTGGGGTTGTAG